In a genomic window of Dyadobacter fermentans DSM 18053:
- a CDS encoding DUF4292 domain-containing protein translates to MSSKLMIGLMAMSLIWFTACHKSRLSKSTSQSSDRDTTLITRSPEIGDSSAVDTSAADTSAASGVADASESMREVKVNEVDFDYLTAKSKFSFKSAKQDFDNTNVNIRMKKDSIIWLSVTGVGLEVARGIITRDSIVFMDKIHRDYFVFNYEQLSKQYNFDLNFDLLQSVIIGNMPFERQENGRFLKENDFYILKQLVERLEVDNYIAEKNQKLSRLRATEVPTQNTFTLDYEDFREVGAYLFPFTSLISLNVLSKEQQKLETTMRLKHSKVELVNQSPGFPFNVPSSYKRKR, encoded by the coding sequence ATGAGCAGTAAATTGATGATCGGGCTGATGGCCATGTCGCTGATATGGTTCACGGCTTGTCATAAATCACGTCTTTCCAAAAGTACTTCCCAAAGTTCAGACAGAGATACCACCCTGATTACCAGGAGCCCCGAAATCGGAGATAGCTCGGCCGTGGATACGTCTGCCGCCGATACTTCGGCAGCGAGCGGCGTGGCCGACGCAAGCGAATCCATGCGGGAGGTGAAGGTAAATGAAGTGGATTTCGACTATCTGACGGCCAAATCGAAGTTTTCGTTTAAAAGCGCTAAACAGGATTTTGACAACACGAATGTCAATATCCGCATGAAAAAGGACAGCATTATCTGGCTTTCCGTTACCGGCGTGGGTTTGGAAGTGGCGCGGGGCATTATCACGCGGGATTCCATTGTTTTTATGGACAAAATCCACCGCGACTACTTCGTTTTCAACTACGAGCAGCTCAGCAAACAATACAATTTCGACCTCAACTTCGACCTTCTGCAATCGGTTATCATTGGAAACATGCCGTTTGAAAGGCAGGAAAACGGCCGTTTTTTAAAGGAAAATGATTTTTACATTCTCAAACAACTCGTCGAACGCCTGGAAGTCGACAACTACATTGCGGAAAAAAACCAGAAACTTTCCCGACTAAGAGCAACGGAAGTGCCTACACAGAACACTTTTACCCTGGATTATGAGGATTTCAGGGAAGTAGGCGCCTATTTGTTCCCCTTCACAAGCCTGATCAGCCTGAACGTGCTTTCGAAAGAGCAGCAGAAACTTGAAACAACCATGCGCCTCAAACACAGCAAGGTGGAATTGGTAAACCAAAGCCCCGGTTTTCCGTTTAATGTTCCGTCGAGCTATAAGCGTAAAAGGTAA
- a CDS encoding pirin family protein yields the protein MLTQTDARIYLEGLRGEFQIDGLRSFRTFNFEEYRATDREPFGTLEVLNDETLLPECSHTLVVRQFCQVILLPLVGAIELEEKGRGPKFISSGEALFLLASPEKHYTITNPYPDEVINYLQIRINDGQFLSTPMSPSGIIVPFDLSEKNVLLPVRGYNGSSAHLFIGQYDGRAEGIFTSWNAGHRVFIFVIEGAFEVQNRLLERRDGLALGNAETVEFEALSDGAILLAITCAGLVSNQS from the coding sequence ATGCTGACCCAGACTGACGCCCGGATATATTTGGAAGGCCTGCGCGGCGAGTTTCAGATCGATGGCCTCCGAAGTTTCCGCACTTTTAATTTCGAAGAATACCGCGCGACTGATCGCGAGCCATTCGGCACATTGGAGGTCTTGAATGACGAGACACTTTTGCCCGAATGCAGTCACACGTTGGTTGTCAGGCAATTTTGTCAGGTGATTTTGCTGCCGTTGGTAGGCGCCATCGAGTTGGAAGAAAAGGGCAGGGGGCCGAAATTCATCAGTTCCGGCGAGGCATTGTTCCTGCTTGCGTCGCCGGAGAAGCATTACACGATTACCAATCCATATCCTGACGAGGTAATCAACTATTTGCAAATCAGGATCAATGACGGTCAGTTTCTAAGCACCCCGATGTCGCCCTCCGGTATTATCGTTCCTTTTGATTTAAGTGAAAAAAATGTCCTTCTCCCGGTCCGCGGCTATAACGGAAGCTCCGCCCACCTGTTCATCGGCCAATACGACGGCCGGGCCGAAGGCATTTTCACCAGCTGGAATGCCGGTCACCGCGTATTTATCTTCGTAATTGAAGGTGCATTTGAGGTGCAAAACCGGTTGCTGGAACGGCGGGATGGGCTGGCGCTGGGCAATGCGGAGACGGTAGAGTTCGAGGCGCTGTCGGATGGGGCGATTTTGCTGGCTATCACATGCGCTGGTTTGGTTAGCAATCAAAGTTGA
- a CDS encoding dioxygenase family protein — MERKEFLKRGFSALGLAAIIPVISCSKDTVDPADTSTEAGSTPGSCTLTASETAGPFPTKSPASLVSNDITSDRPGAKLNVKITIQNKNNSCEGLEGALVDIWHCDAAGNYSEYGGTGMQSTNYTNLHFLRGRQTTDASGLVTFTSIYPGWYSGRATHIHVHIYNASGKSLLVTQIAFPEEISKVVYAQGAYASHGQADTTNARDNVFGDGVSTEMSTVTGNVSAGYELTHAIVVNA, encoded by the coding sequence ATGGAACGCAAGGAATTTTTAAAAAGGGGATTTTCGGCATTGGGACTGGCGGCAATCATTCCGGTGATCAGCTGCTCGAAAGACACCGTCGACCCCGCAGACACCTCGACAGAAGCCGGCTCTACACCGGGAAGCTGCACATTGACGGCGTCCGAAACAGCAGGGCCATTTCCGACCAAATCGCCGGCGAGCCTCGTCTCTAACGATATCACGTCCGACCGGCCGGGCGCCAAGCTGAATGTGAAAATCACGATTCAGAATAAAAATAACAGCTGCGAAGGCCTCGAAGGTGCTTTGGTGGACATCTGGCATTGCGATGCGGCCGGCAACTATTCGGAATATGGCGGCACTGGCATGCAATCGACCAATTATACCAACCTCCATTTCCTCCGCGGCCGCCAGACGACCGATGCCAGCGGCCTGGTGACTTTCACGAGCATTTACCCGGGCTGGTACTCCGGCCGTGCGACGCACATTCACGTACACATATATAATGCAAGCGGAAAATCGTTATTGGTGACCCAAATCGCTTTTCCGGAGGAAATCAGCAAAGTGGTGTACGCACAGGGCGCATATGCAAGCCACGGGCAGGCGGACACAACCAATGCGCGCGACAACGTTTTTGGCGACGGCGTGAGCACCGAAATGTCGACGGTGACCGGCAATGTTTCGGCTGGTTACGAACTCACGCATGCGATCGTGGTGAATGCCTAG
- a CDS encoding murein hydrolase activator EnvC family protein: protein MLTFVLAACAGAFAQKTREQLEREKAENQGKIREIQSILKQTSSQKNVNLGQLKALNQQINTYKKQIDLLSDDLEILDRELRVLEKRRQSLDSSLAVLKEEYGHMIYEASKRNAYFNQLVFLFSAGTFNQFVLRYKYLKQYTEARQGRAKEIDVLQKQVMAERQRITSKKNQQKNVLDTRVTENNKLEGLKVKQNEVIKELSQKEVELRKQIAENKRATDLLEASIRRIAERERRERLERERREREEREARRKAERERIARENAEREKKGEAAVAAPKEVEEEPVASSGMSEEETTLASSFTASQNRLPWPVKGFVSSHFGQRPHAVLKGVMVDNLGIDIQTTAGESVRSVYDGTVLDVTELPGMGSVVAIQHGNYMTIYAKMTGVAVRAGQKVKARENIGRVATDSDGTSELQFQIWKNTSRLNPENWLIHR from the coding sequence GTGCTTACATTCGTGCTCGCTGCGTGCGCAGGCGCTTTCGCGCAGAAAACCCGTGAGCAGCTGGAACGTGAAAAGGCTGAAAACCAGGGCAAAATCAGAGAGATCCAAAGCATTTTGAAGCAGACTTCGTCCCAGAAGAACGTCAACCTCGGGCAGCTCAAAGCGCTTAACCAGCAGATTAATACCTACAAAAAGCAAATAGACCTTCTTAGCGACGATCTCGAAATCCTGGACCGCGAGTTAAGAGTGCTTGAAAAGCGTCGTCAGTCGCTGGATAGCAGCCTGGCCGTGTTGAAAGAGGAGTATGGCCACATGATTTACGAGGCTTCGAAACGGAATGCGTATTTCAATCAGCTAGTGTTCCTGTTCTCGGCGGGGACGTTCAACCAGTTTGTGCTGCGTTACAAATATTTGAAACAATATACCGAAGCAAGGCAGGGCCGGGCGAAGGAGATCGATGTGCTGCAAAAGCAGGTAATGGCTGAACGCCAGCGCATTACTTCTAAAAAGAACCAGCAGAAAAACGTCCTCGACACGCGGGTTACCGAAAACAACAAGCTGGAAGGCTTGAAGGTGAAGCAGAATGAGGTGATCAAGGAATTGTCTCAAAAAGAGGTAGAACTGAGAAAGCAAATTGCTGAAAACAAGCGCGCTACCGACCTTTTGGAAGCCAGCATCCGCCGCATTGCCGAGCGCGAGCGCCGCGAACGCCTCGAAAGGGAACGCCGCGAGCGTGAAGAACGCGAAGCACGTCGCAAAGCGGAAAGGGAAAGAATTGCGAGGGAGAATGCCGAGCGCGAAAAGAAAGGCGAGGCGGCCGTAGCGGCACCGAAGGAAGTAGAGGAGGAGCCGGTAGCTTCGAGCGGGATGAGCGAGGAGGAAACGACGCTGGCGTCATCGTTCACCGCGTCGCAAAACCGCCTTCCGTGGCCTGTGAAGGGCTTTGTATCCAGCCATTTCGGCCAGCGCCCGCACGCGGTGTTGAAAGGGGTGATGGTGGATAACCTTGGAATTGACATTCAAACGACTGCCGGGGAGTCGGTGAGGTCGGTATACGACGGTACGGTGCTTGATGTGACCGAACTGCCCGGAATGGGCAGCGTGGTGGCAATCCAGCACGGTAACTATATGACGATTTACGCTAAAATGACCGGCGTAGCCGTGCGCGCGGGACAGAAAGTGAAAGCCCGGGAGAACATCGGCCGGGTGGCGACCGACAGCGACGGCACGTCAGAACTGCAATTCCAGATCTGGAAAAACACTTCGCGCCTGAACCCCGAGAACTGGCTCATTCACCGGTAG
- a CDS encoding APC family permease, translating into MQQPATRNELFKILGVGFGVAVTVGGTIGTGILRKPGPIAEQLGDPGLIMTLWAAVSLYALLGTLCTIELGTSVPRAGAWYVYAQRAFGNYAGFVVGINSWLGTCSALGFGVYTMSEYIALLIPSLVGYEPYVAAAILLLLTVIHWIGLALASSFQNIMSLLKGIGLFAFVAVCYLYGNEVTMGETQVTTSKIIETGSWLAPVVFSLQAIFYTYDGWHTAAYFSEEDKDPSKNLPRSMIGGVLVIIAIYLLCNLAILHVLPMDRLAQSKLAAADAITLIFGEGSGKIVTLFLMVSILGIVNAQLLFNPRVLYSMSRDGLFLKSGVTVNQGGTPAVAMLVTSGVAITLILIGKDATEKLSDIATFFFVLGYTSGFASLLALRKKEPDLPRPWKVPAYPVLPVLMLILSIVFLVGTVVQDLPSSQYALLFLVISYPIYLLVSRLNK; encoded by the coding sequence ATGCAGCAACCCGCTACCCGCAACGAACTCTTCAAGATCCTGGGCGTCGGGTTTGGCGTGGCGGTGACCGTCGGAGGCACCATCGGCACGGGCATTCTGCGGAAACCCGGCCCGATTGCCGAGCAACTAGGCGATCCCGGGCTGATCATGACATTATGGGCTGCCGTAAGCCTCTACGCGCTGCTCGGCACATTGTGCACAATTGAACTCGGCACGTCGGTGCCGCGTGCGGGCGCGTGGTACGTGTATGCGCAGCGCGCATTCGGCAATTATGCGGGCTTTGTGGTGGGGATCAACAGCTGGCTCGGCACTTGTTCGGCGCTGGGCTTCGGCGTTTACACCATGAGCGAGTACATCGCATTGCTCATTCCCTCGCTCGTGGGCTACGAACCCTACGTCGCGGCGGCAATCCTGCTGCTGCTCACCGTCATTCACTGGATCGGGCTGGCATTGGCGAGCAGTTTCCAGAATATCATGAGCCTGCTGAAAGGTATCGGACTTTTTGCATTCGTAGCGGTTTGTTATCTGTATGGCAATGAGGTCACTATGGGCGAAACACAGGTAACGACGAGCAAAATTATAGAAACCGGCTCCTGGCTGGCGCCGGTGGTGTTTTCATTACAGGCCATTTTTTACACTTACGACGGCTGGCATACCGCAGCTTACTTCTCCGAAGAAGACAAAGATCCCTCCAAAAACCTGCCCCGGTCCATGATCGGCGGCGTGCTCGTGATCATCGCCATTTACCTGCTTTGCAACCTCGCGATCCTCCACGTGCTGCCGATGGACCGGCTCGCGCAATCGAAACTGGCCGCGGCCGATGCAATCACATTGATTTTTGGAGAGGGTTCCGGGAAAATCGTCACTTTGTTTCTGATGGTTTCAATACTCGGGATCGTCAATGCGCAGCTGTTGTTCAATCCCCGCGTGCTGTACTCTATGAGCCGCGACGGGCTGTTCCTTAAATCGGGAGTAACTGTAAATCAGGGCGGTACGCCGGCCGTTGCGATGCTCGTCACCTCGGGCGTCGCCATTACATTGATACTCATCGGCAAAGACGCCACCGAGAAGCTCTCCGACATTGCCACATTCTTTTTCGTGCTGGGCTATACTTCCGGCTTCGCGTCGCTGCTGGCGCTGCGCAAAAAGGAGCCCGACCTGCCTCGCCCCTGGAAGGTCCCCGCCTACCCTGTTCTGCCGGTTTTAATGCTCATCTTATCAATTGTCTTCCTGGTCGGTACCGTCGTCCAGGACCTGCCGAGCAGTCAGTATGCATTGCTTTTCCTAGTGATCAGTTATCCGATTTACCTGCTCGTCAGCAGGCTCAACAAGTAG
- a CDS encoding TonB-dependent receptor, producing MPWKKNFFNCFLIVAALLSTAFQWSDEDFIQFITNKINQYRNTLPAEKAYLHLDKPYYATGDTLWFKAYLTEGALHLADSASNLLYVDLIEQRSGRNAALRRVQMNGGTGHGEIVLSDSLAPGAYTIRAYTNWMRNSSEDFFFQKNVYMFDYKDNASSKTDNSPIDLQFFPEGGQLVADISTRVAFKAVDASGMARDVAGFVLAQSGDTVGSFKSEHAGMGRFQFEPKAGKTYKAFVRQEGGKTTPVPFPKVQDSGFTMLVDNLSNPLKMRVLAYAKVPGKTEIPVRVVGHARGIVAFVANGKIGSRGLMMQLPTTELPDGITHLTLFDDTGRPVCERLVFINHSRSLRVEVKPSKPTYQPRERVDVAVTVTDSAGKPVEASLSLAVTDAGQITQQPHDQNIVSYLLLSSDLKGFIEKPSYYFDPEQPSRKIHLDYLMMTHGWTRFKWDDVLRDSIPPARRYVEQGITLEGDVKRNNKKITEKTALSLYVSNDSLSTFMTSETDENGHFTIYNLAFTDSLELRIQGMNKKGNQNLSFTINPFEPPRASVVKIPFKPVTVDAQRLADFLKNAAQEQEITRKIRENRERLLREVTIKAKKETQRDARKLYSSADATLKVTPQLTSGYTSVLDMIQGRIAGVSVMGSGMNATVSIRGNRGEPLFVLDGMPVDKALITSLSVFDVESIDVLKGPSAAIFGSRGGNGVISVLTKRGNANYDYSQDIVPGVLVTKIAGFHTPREFYAPKYGPTAPPAPNPDFRSTIFWAPMLRTGPDGKASVSYYHSDATSPADIRVEVLSPGGLPGSGKTSYTVR from the coding sequence ATGCCGTGGAAAAAGAACTTCTTCAATTGCTTCCTGATCGTCGCCGCATTGCTCTCAACGGCATTCCAGTGGTCGGATGAGGATTTTATTCAATTCATTACCAATAAAATAAATCAGTACCGAAACACATTACCGGCTGAAAAGGCTTACCTGCACCTGGATAAGCCCTACTACGCCACCGGCGACACACTGTGGTTCAAGGCTTATCTAACGGAGGGGGCGCTCCACTTAGCCGACAGTGCCAGCAACCTCCTCTACGTCGACCTCATCGAACAGCGCTCGGGCCGGAATGCCGCATTAAGGCGCGTGCAAATGAATGGCGGCACAGGCCACGGCGAGATCGTCCTCAGCGATTCCCTCGCGCCGGGCGCCTACACCATTCGGGCGTACACCAACTGGATGCGCAATTCGTCCGAAGATTTTTTCTTCCAAAAGAATGTATATATGTTTGATTATAAAGACAATGCATCTTCCAAAACAGACAACAGTCCGATAGACCTGCAATTTTTCCCGGAAGGCGGGCAGCTCGTGGCCGACATCAGCACCCGCGTCGCATTCAAAGCTGTGGACGCCAGCGGAATGGCCCGCGACGTGGCCGGCTTTGTGCTCGCCCAAAGCGGTGACACCGTAGGCTCATTCAAAAGCGAACATGCAGGCATGGGGCGCTTCCAGTTTGAGCCCAAAGCAGGAAAAACCTACAAGGCATTTGTGAGACAAGAAGGCGGAAAAACGACCCCCGTTCCGTTTCCGAAGGTACAGGACTCCGGATTCACGATGCTGGTGGACAATCTGTCAAATCCGCTTAAAATGAGGGTACTAGCCTACGCCAAAGTGCCCGGAAAAACCGAAATACCCGTGCGCGTGGTAGGTCATGCGCGGGGCATTGTCGCATTTGTAGCCAACGGCAAGATCGGCAGCCGCGGACTGATGATGCAGCTCCCCACCACCGAACTGCCGGACGGCATTACACACCTCACCCTGTTCGACGACACCGGCAGGCCGGTCTGCGAGCGGTTGGTTTTTATCAACCATTCGAGAAGTCTGCGCGTGGAGGTCAAGCCGTCGAAACCCACCTATCAGCCGCGTGAAAGAGTAGACGTAGCAGTAACCGTTACCGATTCGGCGGGCAAACCTGTGGAAGCCAGTCTCTCATTGGCTGTCACCGATGCCGGCCAGATCACACAGCAGCCGCACGATCAGAACATTGTTTCTTACCTGCTGTTATCATCTGATCTGAAAGGGTTTATTGAAAAACCTTCCTACTACTTCGACCCTGAACAACCGAGTAGAAAAATCCACCTCGACTATCTGATGATGACCCACGGCTGGACGCGGTTCAAATGGGACGACGTGCTGCGCGACTCCATTCCGCCTGCCAGGCGCTACGTAGAGCAGGGCATTACGCTGGAAGGCGACGTGAAGCGCAACAACAAAAAGATCACTGAAAAAACCGCACTTTCGCTTTACGTCAGCAACGACAGCCTCAGCACGTTCATGACGTCCGAAACCGATGAAAACGGGCATTTCACCATCTATAACCTGGCCTTCACCGACTCGCTGGAACTGCGTATCCAGGGAATGAATAAAAAAGGCAATCAAAACCTCTCTTTCACGATCAATCCGTTTGAACCGCCGCGGGCCTCGGTTGTTAAAATCCCGTTCAAACCCGTCACTGTGGATGCACAGCGATTGGCCGATTTCCTGAAAAATGCCGCCCAGGAACAGGAAATCACACGAAAAATCCGTGAAAACCGCGAAAGGCTGCTTCGCGAAGTGACCATCAAGGCTAAAAAAGAAACCCAGCGCGACGCACGTAAACTGTACAGCTCGGCCGATGCCACGCTCAAAGTGACACCGCAGCTGACTTCGGGCTACACCAGCGTGCTGGACATGATCCAGGGACGCATCGCAGGCGTATCGGTCATGGGTTCGGGAATGAATGCAACCGTATCCATCCGCGGAAACAGGGGCGAGCCGCTTTTCGTCCTCGACGGCATGCCCGTGGACAAGGCACTGATCACCTCCCTCAGCGTATTCGACGTTGAGTCGATCGACGTTTTGAAGGGGCCGTCAGCCGCAATTTTCGGCAGCAGAGGCGGAAATGGGGTGATTTCGGTGCTCACGAAGCGCGGAAACGCCAATTACGATTATTCGCAAGACATTGTGCCCGGCGTGCTGGTCACGAAAATCGCGGGCTTCCATACTCCCCGGGAGTTTTACGCACCCAAATACGGCCCCACAGCCCCGCCAGCTCCTAATCCCGACTTCCGATCGACGATTTTCTGGGCACCCATGCTCCGCACCGGCCCCGACGGAAAGGCCTCGGTGAGCTATTACCATTCCGATGCGACGAGCCCGGCCGATATCCGGGTTGAGGTTTTGAGCCCGGGAGGATTGCCTGGTTCGGGAAAAACAAGCTATACCGTGAGATAG
- a CDS encoding tetratricopeptide repeat protein — MRTEYSKIILLICLVSACWTMTPANAQRRKDRDKQEVKEEGVMTRLEGESMATEGMKFMMKDEPDRALPVFEKLAQINPQDATTHYLVATALIKLEKYDEAINASKKAFDIDKENIFYAQQLAELYAKRRKYAEAAQIYETLVARNPENIEYGIELAAVYVFNDQFDKAIETYNRLEKSMGVTEEITHQKQQLYLRQNNLEKALAEGKKLIEAEPGEVSYRVELAEMLIANDRIVEAVAPLEEALKINPDEAQAHVLLADIYRRNGDVQKCNQELKQVFANPNLDADPKIRVLSGYLTMLKTENEVNEAISLARQLSETHPNEAKATVIYADLLTRQSKFAEARDLYIKAAAADPNVFQVWGAILQLDGQLNQPDSMLVHSEKALELFPNQGMFWYFNGMANLMKKNFREATSALEESLKMMGENPQLVPLIHAQLGDAFNGIGDHEKSDAAYELALKADPNNDHVLNNYSYFLSLRKEKLDLALKMSEKLVQQHQNNPTYLDTHAWVLYIRKDYKKAKEYLEKAMLDSSSVSGTIVEHYGDVLFKLGERDNAVAQWKKAKRMGETTELLDKKIATGALHEQ, encoded by the coding sequence ATGAGGACCGAATATTCGAAAATAATCCTTCTTATTTGCCTGGTTTCGGCCTGCTGGACGATGACGCCGGCCAACGCGCAGCGCCGTAAAGATCGTGACAAGCAGGAAGTTAAGGAAGAGGGTGTGATGACGAGGCTCGAAGGGGAGTCGATGGCTACCGAGGGAATGAAGTTCATGATGAAGGACGAGCCCGACCGCGCATTGCCGGTGTTTGAAAAACTTGCCCAAATCAATCCGCAGGACGCCACCACACATTATCTGGTCGCCACGGCGCTGATCAAGCTCGAAAAATACGACGAGGCCATCAATGCGTCGAAAAAGGCATTTGACATCGATAAAGAGAACATTTTCTACGCCCAGCAACTCGCCGAGCTTTACGCCAAACGCCGCAAATACGCGGAAGCGGCCCAGATTTACGAAACACTTGTAGCCCGGAATCCCGAAAACATCGAATACGGAATTGAACTGGCGGCGGTTTACGTTTTCAACGACCAGTTCGACAAAGCCATTGAAACTTACAACAGGTTGGAAAAGTCGATGGGTGTGACCGAAGAAATCACGCACCAGAAACAGCAGCTCTATCTCCGCCAGAATAACCTGGAAAAAGCATTGGCGGAAGGCAAAAAACTCATCGAAGCGGAGCCCGGCGAAGTAAGTTACCGCGTAGAACTGGCCGAAATGCTGATCGCGAACGACCGCATCGTGGAAGCGGTGGCGCCGTTGGAAGAAGCATTGAAAATCAATCCCGACGAAGCGCAGGCCCACGTGCTGCTAGCCGATATTTACCGCCGCAACGGCGATGTGCAGAAATGCAACCAGGAACTGAAACAGGTTTTTGCCAACCCAAACCTTGACGCCGATCCTAAAATCCGCGTGCTTTCGGGCTACCTGACCATGTTAAAGACCGAAAACGAAGTGAATGAGGCCATTTCACTTGCACGCCAGCTCTCGGAAACACACCCCAACGAAGCCAAAGCGACTGTCATTTACGCCGATTTGCTAACTCGCCAGAGCAAGTTCGCCGAAGCGCGCGACCTGTACATCAAAGCCGCAGCCGCCGACCCGAACGTATTCCAGGTGTGGGGCGCCATTTTGCAGCTCGACGGCCAGCTCAACCAGCCCGACAGCATGCTCGTGCATTCGGAAAAAGCGTTGGAGCTGTTTCCGAATCAGGGAATGTTCTGGTATTTCAACGGAATGGCTAACCTGATGAAGAAAAATTTCAGGGAGGCGACATCCGCATTGGAAGAAAGCCTGAAAATGATGGGCGAGAATCCCCAGCTGGTGCCATTAATCCACGCACAGCTCGGCGATGCATTTAACGGGATCGGCGATCACGAAAAATCCGACGCAGCTTACGAGCTCGCATTGAAAGCCGATCCGAACAATGACCACGTGCTGAACAATTACAGCTATTTCCTGTCGCTCAGAAAGGAAAAGCTCGATCTGGCGCTCAAAATGTCCGAAAAGCTCGTGCAGCAGCATCAGAATAACCCCACTTACCTCGATACCCACGCCTGGGTATTGTACATTCGCAAAGACTACAAAAAAGCCAAGGAATACCTCGAAAAGGCAATGCTCGACAGCAGCTCGGTGAGTGGCACAATTGTTGAGCATTATGGGGATGTCCTGTTCAAATTAGGAGAACGGGACAATGCGGTGGCCCAATGGAAAAAAGCCAAGAGAATGGGCGAAACCACCGAACTTCTTGACAAAAAAATAGCAACAGGTGCATTACATGAGCAGTAA
- the panB gene encoding 3-methyl-2-oxobutanoate hydroxymethyltransferase, with amino-acid sequence MSVHTADIKRITTHVIQEMKNRGEKITCLTAYDYSMAGIVDAAGVELILVGDSASNVMAGHETTLPITIDQMIYHASSVVRAVKRALVVVDLPFGSYQGNSREALNSAIRIMKESGAHAVKLEGGLEIKDSITRILSAGVPVMGHLGLTPQSIYKFGTYTVRAKQEAEAQKLLEDAKMLEEVGCFSVVLEKIPAKLTKQVSESIQIPTIGIGAGPHADGQVLVIHDLLGINKEFKPRFLRHYADLNSVMTNAITNYISDVKGKSFPNESESY; translated from the coding sequence ATGTCTGTACATACTGCTGATATTAAGCGCATTACAACCCACGTGATTCAGGAAATGAAGAACCGTGGCGAAAAAATAACCTGCCTTACCGCCTATGATTATTCGATGGCGGGCATTGTGGACGCCGCGGGCGTCGAGCTGATCCTGGTGGGCGACTCGGCTTCCAATGTGATGGCCGGCCACGAAACGACGCTGCCGATCACGATCGACCAGATGATCTACCACGCCTCGTCGGTAGTGCGGGCTGTGAAGCGTGCATTGGTGGTGGTGGACCTTCCTTTTGGCTCCTATCAGGGCAATTCGCGGGAGGCGCTCAACTCTGCCATTCGCATCATGAAAGAATCGGGTGCGCATGCCGTGAAACTGGAAGGCGGGCTCGAAATCAAGGATTCTATTACGCGCATCCTCAGCGCCGGTGTGCCTGTAATGGGGCATTTGGGGCTTACCCCGCAATCCATTTACAAATTCGGGACTTACACCGTGCGTGCGAAACAGGAAGCAGAAGCACAGAAATTGCTGGAAGACGCCAAGATGCTCGAAGAAGTCGGCTGCTTTTCGGTCGTACTCGAAAAAATTCCTGCAAAACTGACCAAGCAAGTGTCGGAAAGCATTCAGATTCCGACCATCGGGATCGGCGCCGGGCCGCATGCCGACGGACAGGTGCTGGTGATTCACGATCTGCTGGGCATCAATAAGGAATTTAAACCGCGCTTTTTGCGTCATTATGCCGATTTGAATAGCGTAATGACCAACGCGATCACTAATTATATTTCAGACGTAAAAGGAAAATCATTTCCGAACGAATCGGAATCATATTGA
- a CDS encoding RluA family pseudouridine synthase gives MAKKPFRVVYEDNHLIIVNKEPGILVQADVTGDACLLDLVKDYIKEAYNKPGAVFLGTVHRLDRPVSGLVVFARTSKALERMNEIFRKRDVQKTYWAVVKNKPAEKKGKLVHWLTKNEARNVTTAHDEEVPGSQRAELSYRWVGEINKFHLLEVMPVTGRPHQIRVQLASMNCPIRGDVKYGYPKGNPDGSINLHARRLYFEHPVKKEPIICRAGVPNDPFWEEFLTLDKEVIKPEHLDFLHE, from the coding sequence ATGGCTAAAAAACCTTTTCGGGTTGTTTACGAGGATAATCACCTGATCATCGTCAATAAGGAGCCTGGTATCCTGGTTCAGGCCGATGTTACCGGCGACGCATGTTTGCTGGATTTGGTAAAAGATTACATCAAAGAAGCCTATAACAAGCCCGGAGCGGTGTTTTTGGGCACCGTGCACCGGCTGGACCGACCCGTGAGCGGGCTCGTTGTATTTGCGCGCACATCCAAGGCGCTCGAACGCATGAACGAGATTTTCCGGAAACGCGATGTGCAAAAAACCTATTGGGCAGTTGTAAAGAACAAACCGGCAGAAAAAAAGGGCAAATTGGTACATTGGCTGACTAAAAACGAAGCCCGCAATGTCACCACCGCGCACGACGAGGAAGTGCCGGGCTCACAGCGTGCGGAGCTTTCGTACCGCTGGGTAGGCGAAATCAACAAATTCCACCTGCTGGAAGTAATGCCGGTTACCGGCCGCCCGCACCAGATCCGCGTGCAGCTGGCCTCGATGAACTGCCCCATTCGCGGCGACGTGAAATACGGTTATCCCAAAGGCAATCCCGACGGCAGCATCAACCTGCATGCACGCAGGCTGTATTTCGAGCATCCCGTTAAAAAAGAGCCGATTATCTGCCGCGCCGGTGTGCCAAACGACCCTTTTTGGGAAGAATTCTTAACTTTGGATAAAGAGGTGATCAAACCCGAGCACCTCGATTTCCTGCACGAATAG